Proteins encoded together in one Cicer arietinum cultivar CDC Frontier isolate Library 1 chromosome 4, Cicar.CDCFrontier_v2.0, whole genome shotgun sequence window:
- the LOC105851871 gene encoding uncharacterized protein isoform X1 has product MGGKIGLTRENIGASLGFFTNVSPVLGSRIVQSVVEVSKMAWLISTSFTVPLCVNKGVHELDSAMTKLSKKATITTVWWMLKISELSRVQSWWTQNIIGSCSSNKHTLFVEGSGSCQRCLISLARFLHDSYSSKEDVNYCAKIVISGYWVGPDADDGWGFVEAIIDQIT; this is encoded by the exons ATGGGTGGCAAAATCGGGTTAACCCGAGAAAATATTGGGGCCAGTCTCGGGTTCTTCACGAATGTGAGTCCAGTTCTCGGTTCTCGCATTGTTCAGAGTGTCGTGGAGGTTTCGAAAATGGCGTGGCTAATCTCCACGAGCTTCACAGTTCCTTTATGCGTAAACAAG GGAGTGCATGAATTAGATTCTGCTATGACTAAACTTTCAAAGAAAGCAACAATTACTACAG TGTggtggatgctcaagatttcAGAATTATCCAGGGTCCAATCTTGGTGGA CACAAAATATTATAGGATCTTGTAGCTCAAATAAACACACATTATTCGTGGAAGGAAGCGGAAGCTGTCAGCGTTGCTTGATTTCATTGGCAAGATTTCTACATGACAGTTACTCTTCTAAAGAGGATGTAAATTATTGTGCTAAAATAGTTATATCTGGTTATTGGGTGGGCCCTGATGCTGATGATGGGTGGGGATTTGTGGAAGCTATTATTGATCAAATAACTTGA
- the LOC105851871 gene encoding uncharacterized protein isoform X2 gives MGGKIGLTRENIGASLGFFTNVSPVLGSRIVQSVVEVSKMAWLISTSFTVPLCVNKGVHELDSAMTKLSKKATITTAQNIIGSCSSNKHTLFVEGSGSCQRCLISLARFLHDSYSSKEDVNYCAKIVISGYWVGPDADDGWGFVEAIIDQIT, from the exons ATGGGTGGCAAAATCGGGTTAACCCGAGAAAATATTGGGGCCAGTCTCGGGTTCTTCACGAATGTGAGTCCAGTTCTCGGTTCTCGCATTGTTCAGAGTGTCGTGGAGGTTTCGAAAATGGCGTGGCTAATCTCCACGAGCTTCACAGTTCCTTTATGCGTAAACAAG GGAGTGCATGAATTAGATTCTGCTATGACTAAACTTTCAAAGAAAGCAACAATTACTACAG CACAAAATATTATAGGATCTTGTAGCTCAAATAAACACACATTATTCGTGGAAGGAAGCGGAAGCTGTCAGCGTTGCTTGATTTCATTGGCAAGATTTCTACATGACAGTTACTCTTCTAAAGAGGATGTAAATTATTGTGCTAAAATAGTTATATCTGGTTATTGGGTGGGCCCTGATGCTGATGATGGGTGGGGATTTGTGGAAGCTATTATTGATCAAATAACTTGA